Proteins co-encoded in one Arachis stenosperma cultivar V10309 chromosome 7, arast.V10309.gnm1.PFL2, whole genome shotgun sequence genomic window:
- the LOC130940084 gene encoding pentatricopeptide repeat-containing protein At1g11290, chloroplastic-like, whose translation MLRTQYLIHSLRNILLVERSVRFLSTTISTSSSILNLCTKPQHLQQIHARFFLHGLHQNSPLSSKLIDCYANFGLINFSLKIFHFAKNPDSVLYGAVLRNLSQFSGHEKTLLIYKEMVEKSICPDEESFLFVLRSCFSMPHEQGRMVHGQIVKLGLDSFDLVCNTLIELYDDMGDHEPVERNYLVELNYWNKLISEASESGKLDESFQLFSKMIKENIQPNSFTVINLLRLAVNLNSLKIGQALHSLVVRNLCEELSVNTALLLMYVKLGSLEDAELLFDKMPEKDLVVWNVMISAYAGNGYPKESLELLYCMVRLKVRPDFFTAIPAISSITQLKNFECGRQIHAHVIRNGSDYQVSVQNSLIDMYSACDNLSSSRKIFDNMMDRTVVSWSALIKGYAMHDQCLEALSLFLKMKLSGTRVDFIIVINILPAFAKMGVLHYVRYLHGYSLKASIDSLKSVKTSFVSSYAKCGCIVMARKLFDEEKSSHKDLIAWNSMINAYSKHGEWFRCFQLYKQMKLSNIIPDKVTFLGLLTACVNSGLVDKGKEIFREMVEIYGYQPSQEHHACMVDLLGRAGQIDKASEIIDAIPFKPDARVYGPLLSACKLHSETHFAEVAAPKLINIEPKNAGNYVLLSNIYAAAGKWEKVAEMRSFLRDRGLKKTPGCSWLELHGQVHEFRVADQSHSRSEDIYSVSRILKLETGNMEDDDIELFELHTNQLMHY comes from the coding sequence ATGCTTCGCACTCAATATTTGATTCATAGTCTCCGTAACATTCTACTCGTTGAAAGGAGTGTCAGGTTTCTCAGCACTACCATTTCCACTTCTTCTTCTATACTAAATCTCTGCACAAAACCACAGCACCTTCAACAAATCCATGCGAGGTTCTTCCTCCATGGGCTCCACCAAAACTCACCTCTTTCCTCCAAACTCATTGACTGCTATGCCAACTTTGGCCTCATAAATTTCTCTCTGAAAATCTTCCATTTCGCCAAAAATCCGGATTCAGTTCTTTATGGCGCAGTCTTGAGGAACTTGTCCCAGTTTAGTGGACATGAAAAAACTCTCCTTATTTACAAGGAAATGGTTGAGAAATCAATATGCCCAGATGAAGAGAGTTTCTTGTTTGTGTTGAGATCTTGTTTTTCTATGCCACATGAACAAGGGAGGATGGTTCATGGGCAAATAGTGAAACTGGGTTTGGATTCATTTGACTTGGTGTGCAACACTTTGATTGAGTTGTATGATGATATGGGTGACCATGAACCAGTTGAAAGAAACTATCTAGTTGAATTGAACTATTGGAACAAGTTAATTTCTGAGGCTTCTGAAAGTGGGAAATTGGATGAAAGCTTTCAACTTTTTAGCAAGATGATAAAAGAGAATATTCAGCCTAATTCATTTACTGTGATTAATTTGTTAAGGTTAGCCGTTAATTTGAACTCATTGAAGATTGGACAAGCCCTCCATTCTCTAGTTGTGAGAAATTTGTGTGAAGAATTGTCTGTGAATACTGCATTGTTGTTAATGTATGTCAAGTTAGGTAGTTTAGAAGATGCAGAGTTGTTGTTCGATAAAATGCCGGAGAAGGATCTTGTAGTCTGGAATGTAATGATTTCAGCATATGCAGGAAATGGGTACCCTAAGGAATCCTTGGAACTCTTATATTGTATGGTTAGATTGAAGGTTAGACCTGACTTTTTTACAGCAATCCCTGCAATTTCTTCGATCACACAATTGAAGAATTTCGAGTGTGGAAGGCAAATACATGCTCATGTGATAAGAAATGGTTCAGATTATCAGGTttctgttcagaattctcttATTGACATGTATTCTGCATGCGACAACTTGAGTTCATCCCGGAAGATTTTTGACAATATGATGGACAGGACAGTTGTATCATGGAGTGCACTGATCAAAGGATATGCAATGCATGACCAGTGTCTTGAGGCTTTATCGCTCTTCTTAAAGATGAAGTTGAGTGGTACAAGAGTTGATTTCATTATAGTCATTAACATCTTGCCAGCTTTTGCAAAAATGGGGGTATTGCATTATGTAAGATACTTACATGGATACTCATTGAAAGCCAGCATTGATTCACTCAAATCCGTTAAGACTTCGTTTGTTAGTAGCTATGCGAAATGCGGCTGCATAGTGATGGCCAGAAAGCTATTTGATGAAGAGAAAAGCAGCCATAAGGATCTAATTGCATGGAACTCTATGATCAATGCGTATTCTAAACATGGAGAGTGGTTTCGATGTtttcagttgtacaaacaaatgAAACTGTCTAATATTATTCCAGACAAAGTAACATTTCTTGGCCTGCTCACAGCTTGTGTCAATTCAGGCCTTGTTGATAAAGGCAAGGAGATTTTCAGAGAGATGGTGGAAATATATGGTTACCAACCTAGCCAGGAACATCATGCCTGCATGGTTGACCTACTAGGACGTGCCGGACAAATTGACAAAGCGAGTGAAATTATAGATGCTATTCCCTTTAAGCCTGATGCCAGGGTTTATGGCCCGCTTTTGAGTGCCTGTAAGTTACACTCAGAGACCCATTTTGCCGAAGTTGCTGCTCCGAAGCTTATAAATATTGAACCTAAAAATGCAGGCAACTATGTGTTGCTCTCAAATATATATGCCGCAGCAGGAAAGTGGGAAAAAGTTGCCGAAATGAGGAGTTTTCTTAGAGATAGAGGGCTAAAGAAGACACCTGGTTGTAGCTGGCTAGAATTACACGGTCAGGTACACGAGTTTCGTGTCGCAGATCAATCACATTCAAGATCGGAAGATATATATTCAGTATCAAGAATACTTAAGTTAGAAACAGGAAATATGGAGGATGATGATATTGAACTCTTTGAATTGCATACAAATCAGCTCATGCACTATTAA